attacaGCTAGACTCACAAATAATTGAAAACGTTATTTCTCCATTATTGTTACTTCTTAATTCAGATAAGAAAAATCTCCAAGCATTTCACAATCTTTGATCTCATTTCGTTTTCAATCAAATGCTTGACATTATTGTGAGAACGATGCTTCAATGCATGAAGGCCTTATTATTCTTACTCTAGCTTTTTATAGAACTGTGTATAAATATAGcagtaaaaaaaacattagGCAAATGAAAAATTACAACACCACGATTGAAGAGGTTATGAATTCATATGAATCATCTCTACAAGTCAATACACATTATACAAGCAGAATTGCAACcttaaaaatagttaaacacAGTTAAAATACAAGATTCTATTTAAGCAAGCATTACAAATCCGACAAGCACTGATAAAAGATGCAACTAGAGTCTAGCTTTTGGCTTCAAACGATGAATGTATCACCTCAAATTCAGGGTTGgcttcttcttattcttctgCTGTTTTGACAAGATGTGAGAGAATCGTGCAAATCCAAATTTATTTCTCTTGGTAGAAAACAACTTACGACCAGTTACTTTCTCAACTTGTCTGTTGTCAATTGGTGGATCAATGTTTTGTTTCCCAAGCATCTGACCCAGAGACACATTCTGTTTCATTGAGATTCTTTCTCCGGCTTCAAACTCTTGTGGTTGAAGCAGCTTTCGGCTAAGTATTTGTCCTATTGATAGGGTTGACTTTAGAACTGGCTTGGCTTCATCATTCACCAGATGCAATCCATTAACATCGAGTAACCGAGGATCTCTCCAATGATGAGACGAACAAGAGTTTTTGAACTTGGTGGAGTTTTGTATAGAGCGTCTTTTGTGACCCTCCGAACGCCAATTCCTTAAAGCCTCTTCAACCGCTACCTTGTCTCTATTTGCAGCTTCTACCCTTTCCAGAGCTTCTTCAAGGGCCTTCTTGCTGGTTTTAACTTCCTCTGCAGCTTCTTCTACCCTTTTCAAAATCTCCATGTTTGACAAATTTCTTTCATCAACTTCAAGCATTGCATTTGCAACTCTCTTCCTAGATTGTTCCTCTGCATCACGTGCTTTGCATCTCAGAGCCGTGTACTCTTCAAATGAAAGGGTAATCTGATTTCCAGGTAAACTCTCATTTTCATGATGAGACAATGCGTTAATTTCTGCAAGGGCAAAAGCTTCTGCGGCTCTAGCagcttctttcatttttctggCTGCTACCAATCTGATTTCAGCAGTTCTTATCATGGTTTTTGTCTGTTCAATCTCAGACATAGTTCTCAGAACTTCTGCTTTTGCAGATTCTCCcattattttgaaattctcaGCCTCAGAACTCAGTCGCTGGAGCTCTCTAGTAATAACTGAAGGATCCTCTGAAGCATCTTTGATTTCAGCACCTTTTGCTACTTGCAGCCTCAATCTGGTATGGTTTAGCTCTTCCTCAAGAGAAGATATTTTTGAAGTATTTTGAGCTAACCTCTCACGAGTTTTCTCAAGTGAGATTCTTTCCTTCTCTAACTTCTTATTAAGCGA
This region of Vigna unguiculata cultivar IT97K-499-35 chromosome 5, ASM411807v1, whole genome shotgun sequence genomic DNA includes:
- the LOC114183151 gene encoding WEB family protein At2g38370-like isoform X1, coding for MEMGGSDVAETTTNQGERSSEKKSLRTEVDTSAPFESVKDAVTMFGGIGYWKPLHSKINTCVPSHSEQQHSAELSAEKLEEQASVLEKELILKERETLDVLKELESTKKLVEELKSKIQKEQSEVNLNLQLGECDGKSVVEENEEKENQMSQLNVFQPSNQGFASHLPSAPGVILQELKQAKLNLSRTTVDLADVRTSVESLNKKLEKERISLEKTRERLAQNTSKISSLEEELNHTRLRLQVAKGAEIKDASEDPSVITRELQRLSSEAENFKIMGESAKAEVLRTMSEIEQTKTMIRTAEIRLVAARKMKEAARAAEAFALAEINALSHHENESLPGNQITLSFEEYTALRCKARDAEEQSRKRVANAMLEVDERNLSNMEILKRVEEAAEEVKTSKKALEEALERVEAANRDKVAVEEALRNWRSEGHKRRSIQNSTKFKNSCSSHHWRDPRLLDVNGLHLVNDEAKPVLKSTLSIGQILSRKLLQPQEFEAGERISMKQNVSLGQMLGKQNIDPPIDNRQVEKVTGRKLFSTKRNKFGFARFSHILSKQQKNKKKPTLNLR
- the LOC114183151 gene encoding WEB family protein At2g38370-like isoform X2, with the protein product MEMGGSDVAETTTNQGERSSEKKSLRTEVDTSAPFESVKDAVTMFGGIGYWKPLHSKINTCVPSHSEQHSAELSAEKLEEQASVLEKELILKERETLDVLKELESTKKLVEELKSKIQKEQSEVNLNLQLGECDGKSVVEENEEKENQMSQLNVFQPSNQGFASHLPSAPGVILQELKQAKLNLSRTTVDLADVRTSVESLNKKLEKERISLEKTRERLAQNTSKISSLEEELNHTRLRLQVAKGAEIKDASEDPSVITRELQRLSSEAENFKIMGESAKAEVLRTMSEIEQTKTMIRTAEIRLVAARKMKEAARAAEAFALAEINALSHHENESLPGNQITLSFEEYTALRCKARDAEEQSRKRVANAMLEVDERNLSNMEILKRVEEAAEEVKTSKKALEEALERVEAANRDKVAVEEALRNWRSEGHKRRSIQNSTKFKNSCSSHHWRDPRLLDVNGLHLVNDEAKPVLKSTLSIGQILSRKLLQPQEFEAGERISMKQNVSLGQMLGKQNIDPPIDNRQVEKVTGRKLFSTKRNKFGFARFSHILSKQQKNKKKPTLNLR
- the LOC114183151 gene encoding WEB family protein At2g38370-like isoform X3; amino-acid sequence: MEMGGSDVAETTTNQGERSSEKKSLRTEVDTSAPFESVKDAVTMFGGIGYWKPLHSKINTCVPSHSEHSAELSAEKLEEQASVLEKELILKERETLDVLKELESTKKLVEELKSKIQKEQSEVNLNLQLGECDGKSVVEENEEKENQMSQLNVFQPSNQGFASHLPSAPGVILQELKQAKLNLSRTTVDLADVRTSVESLNKKLEKERISLEKTRERLAQNTSKISSLEEELNHTRLRLQVAKGAEIKDASEDPSVITRELQRLSSEAENFKIMGESAKAEVLRTMSEIEQTKTMIRTAEIRLVAARKMKEAARAAEAFALAEINALSHHENESLPGNQITLSFEEYTALRCKARDAEEQSRKRVANAMLEVDERNLSNMEILKRVEEAAEEVKTSKKALEEALERVEAANRDKVAVEEALRNWRSEGHKRRSIQNSTKFKNSCSSHHWRDPRLLDVNGLHLVNDEAKPVLKSTLSIGQILSRKLLQPQEFEAGERISMKQNVSLGQMLGKQNIDPPIDNRQVEKVTGRKLFSTKRNKFGFARFSHILSKQQKNKKKPTLNLR